A section of the Petrimonas sulfuriphila genome encodes:
- a CDS encoding NVEALA domain-containing protein: MKKKILSGLFVLALLATAGFGMYKSLNGNVNLSDLALANVEALAQDESGGGSTCSVKITCLDGAEISCSGSSCRYTRDESHTIGYVCCDDNYTYCQG, translated from the coding sequence ATGAAGAAGAAAATTCTTTCGGGCCTGTTCGTCCTCGCACTCCTTGCAACCGCAGGTTTCGGAATGTACAAAAGTTTGAACGGAAATGTCAATTTAAGTGATTTGGCGTTGGCAAATGTGGAAGCTTTGGCGCAAGATGAAAGTGGTGGAGGATCAACGTGTTCTGTAAAAATCACTTGTTTAGATGGTGCTGAAATTTCTTGTTCGGGAAGCTCTTGTCGGTATACAAGAGATGAGAGCCATACAATTGGTTATGTATGTTGTGACGATAATTATACATATTGCCAAGGCTAA
- a CDS encoding 6-bladed beta-propeller produces the protein MKNKTTVAFVCFMLLFSYSCQKRQQESSLISGFNRNAIEVESLDDLFGKRGKQIALETTDEALVGKVGKIIKRKDCYFILSGENKILQFDNNGRFVSTLNKLGAGPDEYTMITDFACLINENNEIEIWISDFKKIRKYRKAVDSWEQFASIDYPYVINKIHIINDSHILLLTGQNDNCLTISNGKGEKISSYLKSEIPFMVFKPVQFVDFGQEIIFQQGVSNQCVIYSPFDNSFTERRIINEKRFLSSKMLQDLFSKYEYDYLKELPGYSYIRTLRKVKGQILIDFFMDKKRHVSFHADNVWRTFTYDPKDITENDDLECLSTIGVGDGLTSFIMFKNNENEDENPIVVEY, from the coding sequence ATGAAAAATAAGACGACCGTAGCATTTGTATGCTTTATGTTACTATTCTCTTATTCATGCCAAAAGAGGCAACAAGAATCTTCTCTTATCTCTGGTTTTAATCGAAACGCAATAGAAGTGGAAAGCTTGGATGACTTGTTTGGGAAGAGAGGCAAACAAATCGCGTTAGAAACAACGGACGAGGCTCTTGTCGGTAAAGTGGGAAAAATTATTAAAAGAAAGGACTGCTATTTCATACTCTCCGGAGAAAACAAAATACTTCAGTTTGACAATAACGGACGATTTGTTTCAACCTTAAATAAATTGGGAGCAGGTCCTGACGAATATACCATGATTACGGATTTTGCCTGCCTCATAAATGAAAATAATGAGATTGAGATATGGATTAGTGATTTTAAAAAAATAAGGAAATATCGTAAAGCTGTTGATTCTTGGGAACAATTTGCTTCTATAGATTATCCTTACGTAATAAATAAAATTCATATAATCAATGATAGCCATATACTTCTTCTAACAGGACAGAATGATAACTGTTTAACGATTTCAAATGGGAAAGGGGAAAAAATCTCTTCCTATTTGAAAAGTGAAATACCATTCATGGTATTTAAGCCCGTACAGTTTGTAGATTTTGGGCAAGAGATTATTTTTCAACAAGGTGTCTCTAACCAATGTGTAATATATTCTCCTTTTGATAATAGTTTCACCGAACGTAGAATAATTAATGAAAAAAGATTTTTATCATCAAAGATGTTACAAGATCTATTTTCTAAATATGAATATGACTATCTCAAGGAACTGCCCGGATATTCTTATATCCGAACCCTCCGGAAAGTGAAAGGACAAATACTGATTGATTTTTTTATGGATAAAAAAAGACACGTTTCTTTTCATGCGGACAATGTTTGGCGTACTTTTACTTATGATCCGAAAGATATAACCGAGAATGATGACTTGGAGTGCCTCTCAACGATTGGTGTGGGTGATGGATTGACCAGTTTCATTATGTTTAAAAACAATGAAAATGAAGATGAAAATCCCATTGTGGTAGAGTATTAG
- a CDS encoding 6-bladed beta-propeller: MNFNKYNIFIIPLLFHICCCNADNEKHKNDLISLPMNAAVQIDFDEIVENVNCIVLENLPDAYMTDCWKIIKYKDLFYLYSLSDFAVCIFDKEGKFIKRIDGKGTGAVETPCDIFIDKKQDQLWVVESRHFIHKYSLKGNFMAKEVLPYFAVKLARFDDNGFLFYDGGFDRESPFFVRQTSTDLKTVKTFVEKKNKQYRSIPISLFANNDKDEEVYSLLPYIDTVYISNNTKSFTPFFHLNFDSSLLTFDIFPNNGFSDKEMAEIIKTKKMVHNITGFYYVSGLLFMQLHGKDDSFRIINVSTKSVYKFNTLIDELNVDHGVTTIQGSTDTSLLVSMQAKEFLEKYTERKYLTHYKSIVKLLNTPEIIKNRVLMEIKIKKHEK; encoded by the coding sequence ATGAATTTTAATAAGTACAATATTTTTATTATTCCTTTGTTGTTTCATATCTGTTGTTGCAATGCTGATAACGAGAAACACAAAAATGACCTAATATCACTTCCCATGAATGCTGCAGTTCAAATAGATTTTGATGAAATTGTTGAAAATGTCAATTGTATCGTGCTTGAAAATTTACCGGATGCCTACATGACCGATTGCTGGAAAATAATAAAATACAAAGATCTTTTTTACCTTTACTCTTTAAGTGATTTTGCCGTTTGTATTTTTGATAAAGAGGGCAAGTTTATTAAACGTATTGATGGAAAGGGTACAGGAGCTGTTGAAACCCCGTGTGATATATTTATTGACAAAAAACAGGATCAACTCTGGGTTGTAGAAAGCCGACATTTTATTCATAAATATTCTCTGAAAGGAAACTTTATGGCTAAAGAGGTATTACCATATTTCGCTGTCAAATTGGCCCGCTTTGACGATAATGGTTTTTTATTTTATGATGGGGGATTTGACAGGGAATCGCCTTTTTTTGTAAGGCAAACCTCTACTGATTTAAAAACTGTAAAGACTTTTGTAGAGAAAAAAAACAAACAATACAGGAGTATCCCTATTTCTTTATTTGCAAATAATGACAAAGATGAAGAAGTATATTCACTTCTACCCTATATTGACACTGTTTATATTAGCAACAACACTAAATCTTTTACGCCTTTTTTTCATTTGAATTTTGACAGCAGTTTGCTTACATTTGATATATTTCCCAACAATGGATTTAGTGATAAAGAAATGGCTGAAATCATAAAAACAAAAAAAATGGTTCATAATATTACAGGGTTTTATTATGTCTCCGGATTGCTATTCATGCAATTGCATGGTAAGGATGATTCTTTTCGGATTATAAATGTTAGTACGAAAAGTGTTTATAAATTCAATACACTAATTGACGAACTTAATGTCGATCATGGTGTTACGACTATACAAGGAAGTACCGATACAAGTTTATTGGTAAGTATGCAGGCAAAAGAATTTTTAGAAAAATACACAGAAAGAAAATACCTGACGCATTACAAATCTATTGTGAAATTACTTAACACTCCGGAGATAATTAAAAACAGGGTTTTAATGGAAATAAAAATAAAAAAACATGAAAAATAA
- a CDS encoding DUF1573 domain-containing protein, translating into MRLSYFVLLTGVCGLMLSCKNNPQIEIAKVVTEWQNREIIFPKGLVFTLHGRDTTDYTIPPASHKILVYVDSIGCTSCKLQLHKWKEFIKEADSMTHGTVPVIFVFHPKDLREISYLLKRDSLDIPVCIDMEDKLNAVNRFPTHQQFQTFLLDDENKVVFIGNPVHNLRVKEMYLSEISQNAYQSRGTPSSRNTQIEVGNTEFDLGTIPKGEAKMVSISIKNVGGSPLMIFHTRASCGCTHIEYEKKPVHPDSTTIVSITYNADDRGYFNKTVSVYGNMDNSPLIIRLKGNIE; encoded by the coding sequence ATGAGATTATCTTATTTTGTTTTGTTGACGGGTGTATGCGGATTGATGCTTTCTTGTAAAAATAATCCGCAAATAGAAATTGCCAAAGTCGTTACCGAATGGCAGAACAGGGAAATAATTTTCCCGAAAGGTCTTGTTTTTACGCTGCACGGCAGAGACACCACAGATTACACCATTCCTCCGGCATCTCACAAAATATTGGTGTATGTGGATTCCATCGGTTGCACCAGTTGCAAACTGCAACTGCATAAGTGGAAAGAGTTTATAAAAGAGGCAGATTCCATGACTCACGGTACCGTTCCCGTTATCTTCGTATTCCATCCCAAAGATTTGCGAGAAATATCGTATCTCTTAAAAAGAGACAGTCTTGACATCCCGGTTTGTATTGATATGGAAGATAAACTGAATGCGGTGAATCGTTTTCCGACACATCAGCAATTTCAGACTTTTTTGCTCGACGATGAGAATAAAGTCGTGTTTATCGGAAATCCCGTTCATAATTTGCGGGTTAAGGAGATGTATTTATCCGAAATATCACAGAATGCATATCAAAGCAGAGGAACACCATCATCTCGCAACACACAAATTGAAGTAGGTAACACGGAGTTTGATCTGGGAACCATCCCAAAAGGAGAGGCTAAAATGGTTAGCATTTCAATAAAGAATGTGGGCGGATCGCCTTTGATGATATTCCACACCCGCGCCTCGTGCGGATGCACGCATATTGAGTATGAGAAAAAGCCGGTACATCCGGATAGTACAACAATTGTCAGTATAACGTATAATGCCGACGACCGGGGGTATTTCAATAAAACCGTTTCGGTGTACGGCAATATGGACAACTCGCCGTTAATTATACGGCTAAAAGGAAATATAGAATAA
- a CDS encoding NVEALA domain-containing protein, with product MKKKKVILSLFMAVSVLSLVYLKSQRNGIKSELVLSNIEALASGEDNQIYQCFGIGSLDCPQISTKVAFIRIL from the coding sequence ATGAAAAAGAAAAAAGTAATTTTGTCACTATTTATGGCAGTATCAGTATTGTCTCTTGTGTATTTAAAAAGCCAACGAAACGGCATAAAATCCGAATTGGTGCTTTCAAATATTGAAGCGCTGGCATCAGGAGAAGATAATCAAATTTATCAATGTTTTGGAATTGGCAGCTTAGACTGTCCGCAGATTTCCACCAAAGTTGCCTTTATTAGAATACTTTAA
- a CDS encoding helix-turn-helix domain-containing protein, with protein sequence MFFTDSTYRKIILYLIIAASSIFTLLAVLGTAEYKESEHKLQQNLSSVFEQSIHEQVRLNMEGEFQLVHISENQSLKKGTIRRQTVITEDTTITKEVEVRGDLELERFKGSQTYLFLRKRIQPQELQQIFDSELEENKLMCSSVVLIRHNQRTQTSGDTTNLSSYYRMPIVKGGVFDEIDYEGFVYYSPFVVFKLMSKRLLIILLFIEILMLGVTAYLFIEKKKIKPDKIVKRGKYYYLGKTIFDTRKCELIGQKGEIVAVTKQPSEMLLMFLQSDEHVVRKNALKKILWPDNQYTADQNLMSAINKLRNYLKEMDCTFNLVTKKGDEYYELKHMQDDIDEKMVND encoded by the coding sequence ATGTTTTTCACCGATTCAACATATAGAAAGATAATTTTGTATCTTATTATTGCAGCTTCTTCCATCTTTACGTTATTGGCGGTTTTAGGAACTGCTGAGTATAAAGAATCCGAGCACAAATTGCAACAGAATTTATCATCCGTATTTGAACAGTCCATTCATGAGCAGGTAAGACTAAATATGGAAGGAGAATTTCAATTAGTTCATATTTCAGAGAATCAATCTTTAAAGAAAGGAACAATTCGACGCCAAACAGTTATTACAGAAGATACGACTATTACAAAAGAAGTTGAGGTGAGAGGAGATTTGGAATTGGAACGATTTAAAGGTTCGCAAACCTATCTGTTCCTTCGGAAACGTATTCAACCGCAAGAATTGCAGCAAATTTTCGACTCCGAACTGGAGGAAAACAAACTTATGTGTTCTTCTGTCGTTCTAATACGCCACAATCAACGGACACAAACAAGCGGTGACACTACCAATCTTAGTTCTTATTACCGGATGCCAATTGTAAAAGGTGGAGTTTTTGATGAAATTGACTATGAGGGATTTGTTTACTATTCACCTTTTGTCGTCTTTAAGTTGATGTCTAAGAGATTATTGATCATATTACTATTTATTGAAATTTTAATGTTGGGTGTAACCGCATATTTATTTATAGAGAAAAAAAAAATAAAACCCGATAAAATTGTGAAACGAGGAAAATATTATTATCTTGGTAAAACTATTTTCGATACGCGTAAATGTGAATTAATTGGACAAAAGGGAGAAATCGTCGCTGTTACCAAGCAACCATCTGAAATGCTTTTGATGTTTCTCCAGAGTGATGAACACGTAGTCAGAAAAAACGCACTAAAAAAAATACTGTGGCCTGATAATCAATATACTGCTGATCAAAATCTGATGAGTGCAATTAACAAATTAAGAAATTATCTTAAAGAGATGGATTGCACATTTAATCTAGTCACAAAAAAAGGAGATGAATATTATGAATTGAAGCATATGCAAGATGATATAGATGAAAAGATGGTGAATGATTAA
- a CDS encoding 30S ribosomal protein S16, whose product MATKLRLQRRGRKNYAFYQIIVADSRAPRDGKYIERIGSYNPNTNPATITLDFDRALYWLQVGAQPTDTVRNILSDEGVLMKKHLLGGVAKGAFDEAEAEKRFEAWINSKLQASQKLKNKDEEAQRAAEKARLDAEKEVNKAKAEALAKKKAEAEAENNPVAEETVEETVEAAETTEVTETTENESVEPKTEAPANEAPAEEPKAE is encoded by the coding sequence ATGGCAACAAAACTGCGTTTACAAAGAAGAGGCCGTAAAAATTACGCCTTCTACCAGATTATCGTTGCAGATAGCAGAGCTCCACGTGATGGAAAGTACATTGAAAGGATCGGATCTTACAATCCGAACACAAATCCTGCTACTATCACTTTAGATTTCGACAGAGCTTTGTATTGGCTGCAAGTGGGTGCGCAACCCACAGACACCGTCCGTAATATTTTATCGGACGAAGGAGTATTAATGAAAAAACATCTCCTGGGAGGTGTAGCAAAGGGCGCTTTCGATGAGGCAGAAGCTGAAAAGAGATTCGAAGCATGGATAAACTCCAAACTGCAAGCCAGCCAAAAGCTGAAAAACAAAGACGAAGAAGCACAACGTGCAGCAGAAAAGGCCCGCCTGGATGCTGAAAAAGAAGTGAACAAAGCAAAAGCGGAAGCATTGGCGAAGAAAAAAGCCGAAGCGGAAGCTGAAAACAATCCGGTTGCAGAAGAAACAGTAGAAGAGACCGTTGAGGCTGCAGAAACAACTGAAGTTACGGAAACAACTGAAAATGAATCCGTAGAACCAAAAACAGAAGCTCCGGCTAATGAAGCTCCGGCTGAAGAGCCAAAAGCGGAATAA
- a CDS encoding CDP-alcohol phosphatidyltransferase family protein — MVKTLNIIAKDRKRTNILKSSEQKLIAYLVQKVPLWINSDGLTAIGFFGNVMVASSIVLGAFFSRYWLLLSIVGFAINWFGDSLDGRIAYYRNNPRKWYGFSLDVTVDWVGTILIGLGFTVYAEGVWKYLGFLFVVLYGWQMITAQLRYKVGGQYSIDSGIFGPTEVRIILGAIITLEAFIPHSIYYLTTLATAFLLYSNFVEAKKLLKLADKRDVEEKRIKAEDLQNRQRENA, encoded by the coding sequence ATGGTTAAAACGCTAAATATCATAGCGAAAGACCGAAAAAGAACCAATATATTAAAAAGCTCGGAGCAAAAATTAATAGCATACCTGGTTCAAAAAGTTCCGTTATGGATAAATTCGGATGGACTGACCGCCATCGGTTTTTTTGGAAATGTCATGGTCGCGTCCAGTATTGTGTTAGGTGCTTTTTTCAGCCGCTACTGGCTACTGCTATCCATCGTTGGATTTGCGATTAACTGGTTTGGCGACTCACTCGACGGCAGAATTGCCTATTACCGGAACAATCCACGTAAATGGTACGGATTTTCGTTGGACGTTACCGTCGATTGGGTAGGTACCATCTTAATAGGACTCGGATTTACGGTTTATGCAGAAGGTGTCTGGAAATACTTGGGCTTTCTGTTCGTCGTTCTGTACGGATGGCAGATGATCACGGCACAACTGAGGTATAAGGTAGGCGGACAATATTCCATCGATTCGGGCATATTCGGGCCCACCGAAGTCCGCATCATCCTGGGAGCAATTATTACCTTGGAAGCATTTATTCCCCATTCCATATATTACCTCACTACATTGGCAACAGCCTTTTTGCTCTATTCAAATTTCGTGGAAGCAAAAAAATTACTAAAACTTGCCGATAAACGTGATGTGGAAGAGAAAAGAATTAAAGCAGAGGATCTTCAAAACCGGCAAAGAGAAAACGCCTGA
- a CDS encoding HAMP domain-containing histidine kinase: MKKSTIWLLAVVMFVAFFSLLFLQVRYMKASMSVREQQFNEMVKRSLINVSRDLEQEQTRRYLEEDMLESENRYSQYKQSGSSTNIVTEQTRATITNPDGSETRIEQIIQNQSSIDEIGRGGVFLSPRHGVNTISKTSFDLQQSFSKRYLYEQALMNEVILKLLYRASSDPIEERINFYDLDKYIRSELLNSALNVPYSFQVIDFNNRIVYSSPGFSARDEKSTYTQILFPNDPPSRLNSLKVYFPTKRDFVYSELSFFVPSMIFTFILLVTFIFTIVSLFRQKRLSEMKNDFINNMTHELKTPVSTISLASQMLKDESITKSPEVFKHVAGVINDETKRLSFQVEKVLQMSLFDKQKATLKIKEVDLNDIIVNVANTHILKVEKFNGELDIDLQAENTMVNIDEMHFTNVLFNLLDNALKYKREDVPPVLMIRTRNEGNKIIIWVEDNGIGIKREDVKKIFDRFYRVSTGNIHDVKGFGLGLAYVKKIVTDLGGSIRAESELGKGTKFIISLPVITQK, from the coding sequence ATGAAAAAATCGACTATCTGGTTGCTTGCAGTAGTTATGTTCGTAGCTTTCTTCTCGTTGCTATTCCTTCAGGTAAGATATATGAAAGCAAGTATGTCTGTGAGGGAGCAGCAATTTAACGAGATGGTGAAGAGAAGCCTTATTAATGTATCGAGAGATTTGGAACAGGAACAAACCCGGCGATACCTGGAGGAAGATATGCTGGAATCGGAAAACAGGTACTCTCAGTACAAACAGTCCGGATCTTCAACCAACATCGTTACCGAACAAACCCGGGCAACCATTACGAATCCCGATGGAAGTGAAACAAGGATTGAGCAGATCATTCAAAACCAAAGTTCAATAGACGAAATAGGAAGAGGGGGAGTATTTTTATCGCCACGGCACGGCGTAAACACGATCTCAAAAACTTCGTTTGACTTGCAACAATCGTTTTCAAAACGTTACCTGTACGAACAGGCGCTGATGAATGAGGTTATTTTAAAACTCCTGTACAGGGCAAGCAGCGATCCGATTGAGGAACGGATAAACTTTTACGATTTGGACAAATATATCCGGTCAGAGTTGCTAAACAGCGCTTTAAACGTTCCTTACAGTTTTCAGGTCATCGACTTCAACAACAGGATAGTTTATTCTTCACCCGGATTTTCAGCCAGGGATGAAAAATCAACCTATACTCAGATTCTGTTTCCAAACGATCCGCCGTCGAGACTGAACTCGCTGAAAGTATATTTCCCAACAAAAAGGGACTTTGTGTACAGCGAACTCTCATTTTTTGTGCCCTCCATGATTTTTACGTTCATCCTTTTGGTTACGTTCATTTTTACGATTGTGAGTCTGTTCAGGCAAAAACGGCTGTCAGAAATGAAAAACGATTTTATCAACAACATGACTCACGAGCTTAAAACGCCCGTTTCAACCATCTCACTGGCATCACAAATGTTGAAGGACGAATCCATCACCAAATCGCCCGAAGTATTCAAACACGTGGCAGGTGTGATAAACGACGAAACAAAACGATTGAGTTTTCAGGTAGAAAAGGTACTGCAAATGTCGCTGTTCGATAAACAGAAAGCCACATTGAAAATTAAGGAAGTAGATCTGAATGATATCATTGTAAATGTGGCCAACACCCATATATTGAAGGTAGAAAAATTCAATGGAGAACTCGATATCGACCTGCAGGCAGAAAATACGATGGTCAATATCGACGAAATGCACTTTACCAACGTGCTCTTTAATCTGCTCGACAATGCACTGAAGTACAAAAGAGAAGATGTGCCGCCTGTATTGATGATTCGTACCCGGAACGAAGGTAACAAAATCATTATATGGGTAGAAGATAACGGAATTGGGATAAAGAGAGAAGATGTGAAAAAGATATTTGACCGGTTTTATCGCGTTTCCACCGGAAACATTCACGATGTGAAAGGATTTGGATTGGGACTTGCTTACGTGAAGAAAATCGTAACCGACTTGGGAGGTTCAATTCGGGCAGAAAGCGAATTGGGCAAAGGAACAAAATTTATAATAAGTTTACCCGTAATAACACAGAAATAA
- a CDS encoding response regulator transcription factor, producing the protein MEEKLKLFLCEDDENLGMLLREYLQAKGFETDLFPDGEAGFKGFVKTKYDLCIVDVMMPKKDGITLVKEIRSINTEIPVIFLTAKNMKDDVLEGFKAGADDYITKPFSMEELVLRIEAIIRRVKGKKSKEQQIYKFGEMTFDTQKQILYIGDEQTKLTTKESELLSLLCSHANDILERNHALKQIWEEDTYFNARSMDVYITKLRKLLKPESNIEIINIHGKGYKLIVPTEDENENA; encoded by the coding sequence ATGGAAGAAAAATTAAAACTATTTTTATGCGAAGATGACGAAAATCTTGGCATGTTGCTCAGAGAATATCTGCAGGCAAAAGGATTTGAAACGGACCTTTTCCCCGATGGAGAAGCAGGTTTCAAGGGATTTGTGAAAACAAAGTACGACCTGTGCATTGTTGACGTAATGATGCCCAAGAAAGACGGTATCACGCTGGTAAAGGAAATCAGAAGCATCAACACCGAGATTCCCGTTATATTTTTGACGGCCAAAAACATGAAAGACGATGTGTTGGAAGGATTTAAAGCGGGTGCGGACGACTACATTACCAAGCCATTCAGCATGGAGGAACTGGTACTTCGCATCGAAGCCATCATCCGTCGTGTGAAAGGCAAAAAGTCAAAAGAACAGCAGATTTATAAATTCGGCGAAATGACTTTTGATACGCAAAAGCAAATTCTTTACATCGGAGACGAGCAAACCAAGCTCACAACGAAAGAATCGGAGCTGCTTTCCCTACTTTGCTCACATGCCAACGATATTCTGGAACGCAACCATGCGCTGAAACAGATCTGGGAGGAAGACACCTATTTCAACGCTCGCAGTATGGATGTGTATATCACTAAGTTGCGCAAATTACTGAAACCCGAATCGAACATCGAGATCATCAACATTCACGGCAAAGGATACAAACTTATTGTGCCCACCGAAGATGAAAACGAAAATGCTTGA
- a CDS encoding YicC family protein — protein sequence MVHSMTGYGKAAVELPHKKLTIEIKSLNSKQFDLFTRIPMIYREKEIGLRNWLSKELERGKIDLSFTVEHISKDVSATIDHTLLKQYHQEITALSHELNISLPQDWFQTLLRLPDVMKQDAEELNEEEWSIIEKTIQKAVNELIGFRVQEGEMLRNLLEEKIENIRQLLQEIEPYESERIEKVKSRIHDGLATLENKEYDTNRFEQEMIYYIEKLDVNEEKSRLTNHLDYFIETLDEKKSQGKKLGFIAQEMGREINTLGSKSNHSDMQRIVVRMKDELEQIKEQILNVL from the coding sequence ATGGTACACTCAATGACCGGCTACGGAAAAGCCGCTGTAGAACTTCCGCACAAGAAACTGACCATAGAGATTAAATCTCTGAACAGCAAACAGTTCGATTTATTCACCCGAATTCCAATGATTTACAGGGAAAAAGAAATCGGTTTGCGAAATTGGCTGTCGAAAGAACTGGAACGCGGTAAAATAGACCTGTCGTTTACGGTGGAACATATTTCAAAAGATGTTTCCGCCACTATCGATCACACGCTTTTAAAACAATATCACCAGGAAATAACCGCGCTGTCGCATGAACTCAATATCAGCCTTCCTCAGGATTGGTTCCAGACCTTGCTGCGTTTGCCCGATGTCATGAAACAGGACGCGGAAGAATTGAACGAGGAGGAATGGTCCATCATCGAAAAAACTATTCAAAAAGCAGTAAATGAACTGATCGGATTCCGGGTTCAGGAAGGAGAGATGCTTCGAAACCTGCTGGAGGAAAAAATAGAAAATATCCGCCAATTGCTACAGGAAATAGAACCCTACGAAAGTGAAAGGATCGAAAAAGTAAAATCACGCATTCACGACGGGCTGGCAACACTCGAAAACAAGGAATACGATACCAACCGGTTTGAGCAGGAAATGATTTATTACATCGAGAAGCTGGATGTGAACGAAGAGAAATCGCGCTTAACCAACCATTTGGATTATTTTATAGAAACACTGGACGAGAAAAAATCTCAAGGCAAAAAGCTGGGATTTATTGCACAGGAAATGGGACGCGAAATCAATACATTAGGCTCAAAATCAAACCATAGCGATATGCAGCGGATCGTAGTCCGGATGAAAGACGAACTGGAGCAAATAAAAGAACAGATATTGAATGTTTTATAG
- the gmk gene encoding guanylate kinase: MSKLIIFSAPSGAGKSTIVRYMLAQDLNLQFSISATSRLPRGEEKNGVEYFFLTPQEFKNKIAEGDFLEYEEVYPDKFYGTLKSEVDRILAEGKNVVFDIDCIGGLNVKQIYGDRALSIFVMPPSVQVLRERLEKRGTDSPAIIEGRLAKAEFEMSYASRFDLIVLNDDFDRAKEEAYKAIKAFIEKD; this comes from the coding sequence ATGTCAAAACTAATTATATTTTCAGCACCATCGGGAGCAGGTAAATCCACCATCGTACGATACATGCTGGCACAGGATTTAAACTTGCAGTTTTCTATCTCGGCTACCAGCCGCTTACCGCGCGGTGAAGAAAAAAATGGCGTGGAGTATTTTTTTCTCACCCCCCAGGAATTTAAAAACAAGATTGCTGAAGGTGATTTTCTGGAATACGAGGAGGTCTATCCCGATAAATTCTACGGCACGTTAAAAAGTGAAGTAGACCGTATTCTCGCTGAAGGGAAAAACGTGGTTTTTGATATCGACTGTATCGGCGGGCTTAACGTAAAGCAAATATACGGAGACCGTGCATTGAGTATTTTTGTGATGCCACCGTCTGTACAGGTCCTCCGCGAACGACTGGAGAAACGCGGAACCGACTCTCCCGCAATCATTGAAGGGCGCCTGGCAAAAGCCGAATTTGAAATGAGCTATGCCTCCCGGTTCGACCTGATTGTCCTGAACGATGATTTCGACAGGGCAAAAGAAGAAGCATACAAAGCCATTAAAGCGTTTATAGAAAAGGATTAA
- a CDS encoding alpha/beta hydrolase: MNRRKLTALFIVLLTPLFLYPEEIRKETRIFAVKDQQELKMDIYSSCTSSVSAQPCLLFVFGGGFKEGTRDAALYTDYFRYFADKGFQVVSIDYRLGMKGQKAPGIFNNKPLQHAIALAVEDVYSATNYLLQHAGELNIDTSKIIISGSSAGAMTVLQADYEKRDHRETTRVLPDGFQYAGVIAFAGSVFSKEGTPSYDTAPAPTLFFHGSKDKLVPYNKTRFFKLGVFGSKSLAKRFKEQGYPYTFYTMEGIGHDVSEYPMTEFLPEIEQFIRNFVFDKKQWMLEIYLKDKFRKSDTSTDPGSYYK, encoded by the coding sequence ATGAACCGCAGAAAATTAACAGCACTATTTATCGTCCTGCTCACTCCGCTTTTTCTTTATCCTGAGGAGATAAGGAAAGAAACCCGGATTTTCGCCGTAAAAGATCAGCAGGAACTGAAGATGGATATTTATTCTTCCTGTACCTCATCGGTATCCGCCCAGCCGTGCCTGCTGTTTGTTTTCGGGGGCGGGTTTAAGGAAGGAACACGCGATGCCGCACTGTACACCGATTACTTCCGTTATTTTGCAGACAAAGGCTTCCAGGTGGTTTCCATCGATTACCGGTTGGGAATGAAAGGGCAAAAAGCACCCGGCATATTCAACAACAAACCGTTGCAGCATGCTATTGCCCTGGCAGTAGAGGATGTATACTCCGCCACCAATTATTTGCTTCAGCATGCCGGTGAGTTGAATATCGACACTTCAAAAATTATCATCAGTGGTTCAAGTGCTGGCGCGATGACGGTTTTACAGGCAGATTACGAGAAGCGCGACCACCGGGAGACAACAAGAGTATTGCCGGATGGCTTCCAGTATGCCGGCGTGATTGCTTTCGCGGGATCAGTTTTCAGTAAAGAAGGGACTCCTTCCTACGACACGGCTCCCGCCCCCACCCTGTTTTTCCACGGGAGTAAAGACAAGCTGGTTCCCTACAACAAAACCCGATTCTTTAAACTGGGTGTCTTTGGCTCAAAGTCTTTGGCAAAAAGGTTTAAGGAGCAGGGATACCCCTACACTTTTTACACCATGGAAGGTATCGGGCACGATGTGTCGGAATACCCCATGACAGAATTTCTACCGGAAATTGAGCAGTTTATCCGCAATTTTGTTTTCGATAAAAAACAGTGGATGCTCGAAATCTATTTGAAAGATAAATTTCGCAAATCGGATACCTCGACTGATCCGGGAAGTTATTACAAATAA